The following coding sequences lie in one Aquabacterium olei genomic window:
- a CDS encoding type IV pili methyl-accepting chemotaxis transducer N-terminal domain-containing protein codes for MVPSSLLPIGSALTQPGADMLSRLINLSGRQRMLSQRLTLFIVLAGQGQADAVQTAEEVLQQLAASQRRLTEGGDGYPGLFSEHLRLVFDGPTQARQRTQAFVGLAEQILRSLRQGVPLEPAVQAGLVESASSVLSLFNLVTQAFEQEAQTLARSHEQQRDQLGATVRTLAHDARQLLYDTRSASRASPSENWQELAGRMEALTDEMDRLARAVTLLG; via the coding sequence AGGCGCCGACATGCTGTCCCGCCTCATCAACCTTTCCGGTCGACAGCGGATGCTGTCGCAGCGGCTGACGCTGTTCATCGTGCTCGCCGGGCAGGGCCAGGCGGACGCTGTCCAGACAGCCGAAGAGGTGTTGCAGCAACTGGCGGCCAGCCAGCGCCGGCTCACGGAAGGGGGCGATGGCTATCCGGGGTTGTTCAGCGAGCACCTGCGACTGGTCTTCGACGGTCCGACGCAGGCGCGTCAGCGCACCCAGGCCTTCGTGGGGCTGGCCGAGCAGATTCTTCGGAGTCTTCGCCAGGGCGTCCCACTGGAGCCCGCCGTGCAGGCAGGTCTGGTGGAGTCTGCCAGTTCGGTGCTCAGCCTCTTCAACCTCGTCACCCAGGCCTTCGAGCAAGAGGCCCAGACCCTGGCGCGCAGCCACGAGCAGCAACGGGATCAACTGGGGGCGACGGTGCGCACGCTGGCGCACGACGCACGGCAGTTGCTTTACGACACCCGTTCTGCATCGCGAGCGTCGCCATCGGAGAATTGGCAGGAACTGGCGGGCCGGATGGAGGCCCTGACGGATGAGATGGATCGTCTCGCGCGTGCTGTGACCTTGCTGGGCTGA